A part of Streptomyces sp. NBC_01235 genomic DNA contains:
- a CDS encoding glycoside hydrolase family 3 protein, whose translation MTTFASGTDTLTRDALTVLQPGFPGTTAPDWLLRRLGEGLASVGLFGRNITSPEQLAALTAQLRAERDDVLVAIDEEGGDVTRLEVRTGSGFPGNHALGAVDDVALTREVAAELGRRLAECGVNLNWAPSADVNSNPANPVIGVRSFGADPDLVARHTAAYVTGLQSAGVAACTKHFPGHGDTAVDSHHALPRIDVEAPVLGERELIPFRAAIAAGTRAVMSAHILVPALDPTRPATLSPRILTTLLRDELGYGGLIVTDGMEMQAVAATYGIERGSVLAIAAGADAICVGGGLADDETVRRLRDALISAVRTGELPEERLADAAERVRELARWTATGPGPTAANMASAEGEAAPSPRAKDSAVRADVGLVAARRALRLTGGEVFSPLTEAPYVAAFTPVANIAVGGETPWGVAAELVRLLPGTKTGSFAGADAGPAALAAAGERRIVAVVRDEHRHPWMEAALDTLLTARPDTVVVEMGVPQAPPRGALHIATHGAARVCGLAAAEVIAGK comes from the coding sequence ATGACGACTTTCGCCAGCGGCACCGACACGCTCACGCGCGACGCCCTGACGGTCCTCCAACCCGGTTTCCCCGGCACCACCGCCCCCGACTGGCTGCTGCGCCGGCTGGGCGAGGGCCTGGCGTCGGTGGGCCTGTTCGGCAGGAACATCACCTCACCCGAACAACTCGCCGCCCTGACCGCCCAGTTGCGCGCGGAGCGGGACGACGTCCTGGTCGCGATCGACGAGGAGGGCGGAGACGTCACGCGCCTGGAGGTGCGCACCGGGTCCGGTTTCCCCGGCAACCACGCGCTGGGCGCGGTGGACGACGTCGCGCTCACGCGGGAGGTGGCCGCGGAACTCGGCCGCCGCCTCGCCGAGTGCGGGGTGAACCTCAACTGGGCCCCGTCCGCGGACGTCAACTCCAACCCCGCCAACCCGGTGATCGGTGTCCGCTCCTTCGGTGCCGACCCGGACCTGGTCGCCCGCCACACCGCCGCCTACGTGACGGGCCTGCAGTCCGCCGGCGTGGCCGCCTGCACCAAGCACTTCCCGGGCCACGGCGACACGGCCGTCGACTCCCACCACGCGCTCCCGAGGATCGACGTCGAGGCGCCCGTGCTGGGCGAACGCGAACTGATCCCGTTCCGCGCGGCCATAGCCGCCGGCACGCGTGCGGTGATGAGCGCCCACATCCTGGTCCCCGCCCTGGACCCCACCCGCCCGGCAACCCTGTCCCCCCGCATCCTCACCACCCTCCTGCGGGACGAACTCGGCTACGGCGGTCTGATCGTCACCGACGGCATGGAGATGCAGGCCGTCGCCGCGACCTACGGCATCGAGCGGGGCAGCGTCCTCGCGATCGCGGCCGGTGCCGACGCCATCTGCGTGGGCGGAGGCCTGGCGGACGACGAAACGGTACGCCGCCTGCGCGACGCCCTGATCTCCGCGGTCCGCACGGGCGAACTCCCGGAGGAACGCCTCGCGGACGCCGCGGAACGCGTACGGGAGCTGGCCCGGTGGACGGCGACCGGGCCCGGGCCCACGGCCGCGAACATGGCCTCCGCGGAGGGGGAGGCCGCACCGTCCCCGCGCGCGAAGGACAGCGCCGTGCGCGCCGATGTCGGCCTGGTCGCCGCCCGTCGTGCCCTCCGGCTCACCGGCGGCGAGGTCTTCAGCCCGCTCACCGAGGCGCCGTACGTCGCCGCGTTCACCCCGGTCGCGAACATCGCCGTCGGTGGCGAGACCCCGTGGGGCGTGGCCGCGGAACTGGTCCGGCTGCTGCCGGGGACGAAGACGGGCAGCTTCGCGGGCGCGGACGCGGGGCCCGCGGCGCTGGCCGCGGCGGGGGAGCGGCGGATCGTCGCCGTGGTCCGCGACGAGCACCGTCACCCCTGGATGGAGGCCGCCCTCGACACCCTCCTCACGGCCCGCCCGGACACGGTCGTCGTCGAGATGGGCGTCCCCCAGGCCCCGCCCCGGGGCGCCCTGCACATCGCCACCCACGGCGCGGCCCGTGTCTGCGGCCTCGCGGCGGCGGAGGTCATCGCCGGGAAGTAG
- the nagB gene encoding glucosamine-6-phosphate deaminase: protein MEVVIVADARSGGELIAEAMAQLLRRKPDALLGVATGSTPLPIYQALAAKVRAGAVDTARARIAQLDEYVGLPAEHPESYRSVLRREVLQPLGIGMEAFLGPDGTAEDVQAACEAYDRALAAAGGVDLQLLGIGTDGHIGFNEPCSSLASRTRIKTLTEQTRVDNARFFDGDIEQVPHHVITQGIGTILEARHLVLLATGEGKADAVAATVEGPVAAVCPASALQLHPHATVVVDEAAASKLKLADYFRHTYANKPEWQGI from the coding sequence GTGGAAGTTGTCATCGTTGCGGACGCCCGGTCGGGCGGCGAGCTCATCGCCGAGGCCATGGCGCAACTCCTGCGGCGCAAGCCGGACGCCCTGCTCGGCGTGGCCACCGGCTCCACACCGCTGCCCATCTACCAGGCGCTGGCGGCCAAGGTGCGCGCCGGTGCCGTGGACACGGCGCGGGCGCGCATCGCCCAGCTCGACGAATACGTCGGGCTGCCCGCCGAACACCCCGAGTCCTACCGCTCGGTGCTGCGGCGGGAGGTGCTTCAGCCGCTGGGCATCGGCATGGAGGCGTTCCTCGGTCCGGACGGCACCGCCGAGGACGTGCAGGCGGCCTGCGAGGCGTACGACCGTGCGCTGGCCGCGGCCGGCGGCGTGGACCTCCAGCTGCTCGGGATCGGCACCGACGGGCACATCGGGTTCAACGAGCCGTGCTCCTCGCTGGCCTCTCGGACCCGGATCAAGACGTTGACCGAGCAGACCCGGGTGGACAACGCGAGGTTCTTCGACGGCGACATCGAGCAGGTTCCGCACCACGTCATCACGCAGGGCATCGGGACGATCCTGGAGGCGCGGCATCTGGTGCTGCTCGCGACGGGGGAGGGCAAGGCGGACGCGGTCGCGGCGACGGTTGAGGGCCCGGTCGCCGCGGTCTGCCCCGCCTCGGCGCTGCAGCTGCACCCGCATGCGACGGTTGTCGTCGACGAGGCGGCCGCCTCCAAGCTGAAGCTTGCGGACTATTTTCGGCACACATACGCCAACAAGCCGGAGTGGCAGGGAATTTGA
- a CDS encoding TetR/AcrR family transcriptional regulator: MVSTEQTRAEPAARPRGRPRSFDRASALEKAVLAFWEHGYEATSVSDLTRIMGIGAPSLYAAFGDKRSLFEEVVSVYGDTYGSFSRHALGEEPTARAAVERLLREAAAEFTDPGHPYGCLVIHAAINCTTPEVEEALRRQRGATLAAVEARIAAGVAAGELPAGTDTGALARVVGAVFQGMSQQARDGASREQLEAVAEIALSIWPRTGTPTG; encoded by the coding sequence ATGGTGAGCACTGAGCAGACCCGGGCCGAGCCCGCGGCCCGGCCTCGCGGACGCCCCCGCTCCTTCGACCGCGCGAGCGCGCTGGAGAAGGCGGTCCTGGCGTTCTGGGAGCACGGCTACGAGGCGACCTCCGTCTCCGACCTCACCCGGATCATGGGCATCGGCGCCCCCAGTCTCTACGCGGCCTTCGGCGACAAGCGTTCGCTGTTCGAGGAGGTCGTGAGCGTCTACGGCGACACGTACGGGTCCTTCTCGCGGCACGCCCTGGGTGAGGAGCCGACCGCCCGCGCCGCCGTCGAGCGCCTGCTGCGCGAGGCCGCGGCCGAGTTCACCGACCCCGGCCACCCCTACGGCTGCCTGGTGATCCACGCGGCCATCAACTGCACCACCCCCGAGGTCGAGGAAGCCCTGCGCCGGCAGCGGGGCGCGACCCTCGCCGCCGTCGAGGCCCGCATCGCGGCGGGCGTCGCCGCCGGCGAGCTGCCGGCGGGCACCGACACCGGCGCACTCGCCCGCGTGGTGGGCGCGGTCTTCCAGGGCATGTCGCAACAGGCGCGCGACGGGGCGAGCCGGGAGCAACTGGAGGCGGTCGCGGAAATTGCCCTGTCCATCTGGCCCCGCACAGGAACCCCCACAGGCTAG
- a CDS encoding sensor histidine kinase translates to MPSMNELVRQHTALDDSDLEWLHLLVSEWQLLSDLSFADLVLWVPTRDGTRYVSVAQMRPNTGPTSYQDDMVGHLVPRGRRPLLDAALDEGRIVREGDPEWREEVPVRVESIPVRREGRVLGVIARNTNLLTVRTPSRLELTYLQSASDLAQMIAAGSFPFPNQLVDMDAAPRVGDGLIRVDGDGIVQYASPNALSAYHRMGLASDLVGQHLGLTTAELAPTRGPVDEALAKVASGWAPREFEIEANDGVIQFRAIPLKPKGTRIGALVLLRDVTELRRRERELITKDATIREIHHRVKNNLQTVAALLRLQARRIESERGREALEEAVRRVGSIAIVHETLSQNLDERVEFDEIADRVLAMVHEISPGKVAGRRSGRFGILDAEVATPLAMVLTEILQNALEHGFREGDTGTVEVSAVRGGTTKEARLLVTVQDDGVGLPEGFDPHTSGNLGLQIVRTLVEGELGGTFDMVPAPERGTQVILDIPVQTQK, encoded by the coding sequence GTGCCCTCCATGAACGAACTCGTACGCCAGCACACCGCACTCGACGACTCCGACCTCGAGTGGCTCCACCTGCTGGTCTCGGAGTGGCAGCTGCTCTCCGACCTCTCCTTCGCCGACCTGGTCCTGTGGGTCCCCACCCGCGACGGCACCCGCTATGTCTCCGTCGCCCAGATGCGCCCCAACACCGGCCCCACCTCCTACCAGGACGACATGGTCGGCCACCTGGTGCCGCGTGGACGCCGCCCGCTGCTGGACGCGGCCCTGGACGAGGGCCGGATCGTGCGCGAGGGCGACCCGGAGTGGCGCGAGGAGGTCCCCGTCCGGGTCGAGTCGATCCCCGTACGGCGCGAGGGCCGCGTCCTCGGGGTCATCGCCCGTAACACCAACCTGCTGACCGTGCGCACCCCCAGCCGCCTGGAGCTCACCTACCTCCAGAGCGCCTCCGACCTCGCGCAGATGATCGCGGCCGGCTCCTTCCCGTTCCCCAACCAGCTGGTGGACATGGACGCGGCCCCGCGCGTGGGCGACGGTCTGATCCGCGTCGACGGCGACGGCATCGTCCAGTACGCCTCCCCGAACGCGCTGTCCGCCTACCACCGTATGGGTCTCGCCTCCGACCTGGTCGGCCAGCACCTCGGCCTGACCACCGCCGAACTCGCCCCGACCAGGGGCCCGGTGGACGAGGCGCTCGCCAAGGTCGCCAGCGGCTGGGCGCCCCGCGAGTTCGAGATCGAGGCCAACGACGGGGTCATCCAGTTCCGGGCGATCCCGCTCAAGCCCAAGGGAACCCGCATCGGCGCGCTCGTCCTGCTCCGTGACGTCACCGAACTGCGCCGCCGCGAGCGCGAGTTGATCACCAAGGACGCGACCATCCGGGAGATCCACCACCGGGTGAAGAACAACCTGCAGACGGTGGCGGCCCTGTTGCGCCTCCAGGCCCGCCGTATCGAGTCCGAGCGCGGCCGGGAGGCCCTCGAAGAGGCCGTGCGCCGGGTCGGCTCGATCGCCATCGTGCACGAGACGCTCTCCCAGAACCTGGACGAGCGCGTGGAGTTCGACGAGATCGCCGACCGCGTGCTGGCGATGGTCCACGAGATCTCGCCGGGCAAGGTCGCCGGCCGGCGCAGCGGACGTTTCGGCATCCTGGATGCCGAGGTCGCCACCCCGCTGGCGATGGTCCTCACCGAGATCCTCCAGAACGCCCTGGAGCACGGCTTCCGCGAGGGCGACACCGGCACGGTCGAGGTCTCCGCGGTCCGCGGCGGCACCACGAAGGAGGCCCGCCTCCTGGTCACCGTCCAGGACGACGGCGTCGGCCTGCCCGAGGGCTTCGACCCGCACACCTCCGGCAACCTCGGCCTGCAGATCGTACGGACGCTGGTGGAGGGCGAGTTGGGCGGAACCTTCGACATGGTCCCGGCACCGGAACGCGGCACCCAGGTGATCCTGGACATCCCGGTGCAGACACAGAAGTAA
- a CDS encoding WhiB family transcriptional regulator, protein MDWRHNAVCREEDPELFFPIGNTGPALLQIEEAKAVCRRCPVMEQCLQWALESGQDSGVWGGLSEDERRAMKRRAARNRARQATA, encoded by the coding sequence ATGGACTGGCGTCACAACGCCGTTTGCCGCGAGGAAGACCCCGAGCTCTTCTTCCCCATCGGCAACACCGGTCCTGCGCTGCTGCAGATCGAGGAAGCCAAGGCCGTCTGCCGTCGCTGCCCGGTTATGGAGCAGTGTCTGCAGTGGGCGCTCGAGTCCGGCCAGGACTCCGGCGTCTGGGGTGGCCTCAGCGAGGACGAGCGCCGTGCCATGAAGCGCCGCGCCGCCCGCAACCGGGCCCGTCAGGCAACCGCCTGA
- a CDS encoding diacylglycerol/lipid kinase family protein encodes MRALLVVNPAATTTSARTRDVLIHALASEMKLEAVTTEYRGHARDLGRQAAESGNVDMVVALGGDGTVNEVVNGLLHAGPDPENLPDLAVVPGGSTNVFARALGLPNDPVEATGAVLDALRENSVRTVGLGLAAGTPGTEDEAVPSRWFTFNAGLGFDAGVVGRVEQQRERGMKSTHALYIRQAVRQLLGESQRRHGSITLERPDAEPVTDLVLSIVCNTAPWTYLGNRPVYASPKASFDTGLDVLGLSRLSTAAVARYGTQLLTSSPERGPHGKHAVSLHDLDQFTLHSKVPLPLQMDGDHLGLRTSVTFTGVRRALRVIV; translated from the coding sequence ATGCGTGCACTTCTTGTGGTCAATCCGGCGGCAACCACTACCAGTGCACGGACGCGCGACGTCCTCATCCACGCGCTCGCGAGCGAGATGAAGCTCGAAGCGGTCACCACCGAGTACCGCGGCCACGCGCGTGACCTGGGCCGACAGGCGGCTGAGAGCGGAAACGTCGACATGGTGGTGGCCCTCGGCGGCGACGGCACGGTCAACGAGGTCGTCAACGGCCTCCTGCACGCCGGCCCCGATCCGGAGAACCTGCCCGACCTCGCGGTGGTCCCCGGCGGCTCCACCAACGTCTTCGCCCGGGCCCTGGGTCTGCCCAACGACCCCGTGGAGGCCACCGGCGCCGTACTGGACGCCCTGCGTGAGAACAGCGTCCGTACGGTCGGTCTCGGCCTGGCCGCGGGCACACCCGGCACGGAGGACGAGGCGGTGCCCTCGCGCTGGTTCACCTTCAACGCAGGACTCGGCTTCGACGCCGGAGTGGTGGGTCGCGTGGAGCAGCAGCGCGAGCGGGGCATGAAATCCACCCATGCTCTCTACATCCGCCAGGCCGTGCGCCAGCTGTTGGGTGAGTCACAGCGTCGGCACGGGTCGATCACCCTGGAACGGCCGGACGCGGAGCCGGTGACCGATTTGGTGCTGTCCATAGTCTGCAACACGGCTCCGTGGACCTATCTGGGCAATCGCCCGGTGTACGCGTCACCTAAGGCCTCGTTCGATACAGGGCTCGACGTACTCGGTCTCAGCCGTCTGTCCACCGCCGCGGTTGCCCGATATGGCACCCAGTTGCTCACTTCGTCCCCCGAGCGGGGACCGCACGGCAAGCATGCGGTCTCACTGCACGACCTGGACCAGTTCACCTTGCATTCGAAGGTCCCGTTGCCCCTCCAGATGGACGGTGACCACCTGGGGCTGCGCACCAGCGTGACGTTCACAGGCGTACGCCGTGCACTGCGTGTGATTGTGTGA
- a CDS encoding RNA polymerase sigma factor SigF — protein sequence MRNGDGPVRDEERGTRELPAENAEIPVSPDGSRRMADGIDGIPEQARPHPEDHSASAQAGLPEGAVQGSPRERRTGGSPPGRAEARARQRATGGTMSEHERDGVQSVPGTQHEPPPPPPPPPAPGDRSGARAMFVELRKLQDGSPEYAEMRNQLVRMHLPLVEHLARRFRNRGEPLDDLTQVATIGLIKSVDRFDPDRGVEFSTYATPTVVGEIKRHFRDKGWAVRVPRRLQELRLALTTATAELSQQHGRSPTVHELAEKLAISEEEVLEGLESANAYSTLSLDVPDTDDESPAVADTLGAEDEALEGVEYRESLKPLLEDLPPREKRILLLRFFGNMTQSQIAQEVGISQMHVSRLLARTLAQLREKLLVEE from the coding sequence GTGAGGAACGGGGACGGGCCGGTGCGGGACGAAGAGCGCGGCACACGGGAGCTGCCGGCCGAGAACGCCGAGATTCCAGTCTCTCCGGACGGTTCCCGACGCATGGCGGACGGCATCGACGGCATCCCCGAGCAGGCCCGGCCGCATCCGGAGGACCACTCGGCCTCCGCGCAGGCGGGTCTGCCGGAAGGTGCCGTGCAGGGCTCGCCTCGGGAGAGGCGGACCGGGGGCTCGCCCCCAGGCCGAGCAGAGGCGAGGGCTCGACAGAGGGCGACGGGCGGGACAATGAGCGAGCACGAGCGAGACGGCGTACAGAGCGTGCCGGGCACGCAGCACGAACCACCACCACCCCCGCCCCCGCCCCCGGCGCCGGGGGACCGCAGCGGGGCACGGGCGATGTTCGTCGAGCTGCGCAAGCTGCAGGACGGCAGCCCCGAGTACGCGGAGATGCGCAACCAGCTGGTCCGCATGCACCTGCCGCTCGTCGAGCATCTCGCGCGGCGCTTCCGCAACCGCGGCGAGCCGCTGGACGACCTCACGCAGGTCGCCACCATCGGTCTGATCAAGTCGGTCGACCGCTTCGACCCGGACCGCGGCGTGGAGTTCTCCACGTACGCGACTCCGACGGTCGTCGGCGAGATCAAGCGGCACTTCCGCGACAAGGGCTGGGCGGTACGGGTGCCGCGCAGGCTCCAGGAGCTGCGTCTGGCGCTGACGACGGCGACGGCCGAGCTGTCGCAGCAGCACGGCCGCTCCCCCACGGTCCACGAGCTCGCCGAGAAGCTGGCGATCTCGGAGGAGGAGGTCCTGGAGGGCCTGGAGTCCGCGAACGCGTACTCCACGCTGTCCCTGGACGTCCCGGACACCGACGACGAGTCCCCCGCGGTCGCGGACACCCTCGGCGCGGAGGACGAGGCGCTGGAGGGCGTGGAGTACCGGGAGTCGCTCAAGCCGCTCCTGGAGGATCTCCCGCCGCGCGAGAAGCGGATCCTGCTGCTCCGGTTCTTCGGCAACATGACGCAGTCGCAGATCGCGCAGGAGGTCGGCATCTCGCAGATGCACGTCTCCCGCCTGCTGGCGCGCACGCTGGCCCAGCTGCGGGAGAAGCTCCTCGTCGAGGAGTAG
- a CDS encoding anti-sigma regulatory factor, with amino-acid sequence MSQIAGEPATQDFVEVRLPAAGAYLSVLRTATAGLAARLDFTLDEIEDLRIAVDEACAILLQQAVPGSVLSCVFRLVDDSLEVTVSAPTTDGHAPSRDTFAWTVLSALAGKVSSAVDEDKTVSISLYKQRGAGPGPA; translated from the coding sequence GTGTCCCAGATCGCAGGCGAGCCCGCGACCCAGGACTTCGTGGAAGTCCGGCTGCCGGCTGCGGGTGCCTACCTGTCGGTGCTGCGGACGGCCACGGCCGGCCTCGCGGCCCGTTTGGACTTCACCCTGGACGAGATCGAGGACCTGCGCATCGCGGTGGACGAGGCCTGCGCGATCCTGCTCCAGCAGGCCGTGCCCGGCTCGGTGCTGAGTTGCGTGTTCCGACTCGTCGACGACTCGCTCGAAGTCACCGTCTCGGCGCCGACCACGGACGGCCACGCCCCCTCGCGTGACACCTTCGCCTGGACCGTCCTGTCCGCCCTCGCGGGCAAGGTGTCCTCCGCCGTCGACGAGGACAAGACCGTGTCGATCAGCCTCTACAAACAGCGCGGCGCGGGACCCGGGCCGGCGTGA
- a CDS encoding UBP-type zinc finger domain-containing protein produces the protein MKQCTHAAALPDPEPVPLGETCPECLRDGTHPVQLRLCLTCGHVGCCDSSPSRHATEHHKESGHPIMRTFEPGESWRWCFVDHVLV, from the coding sequence ATGAAACAGTGCACGCACGCCGCCGCGCTGCCCGACCCCGAACCCGTCCCGCTCGGCGAGACGTGTCCGGAGTGCCTGCGGGACGGTACCCACCCGGTTCAGCTGCGGCTGTGCCTGACGTGCGGCCATGTCGGCTGCTGCGACTCCTCGCCGAGCCGGCACGCCACGGAGCACCACAAGGAGTCCGGCCACCCGATCATGCGGACCTTCGAACCCGGCGAGAGCTGGCGGTGGTGCTTTGTCGATCACGTCCTGGTGTGA
- a CDS encoding Na+/H+ antiporter, with amino-acid sequence MDVMPLLLLVAGSAAIAAAARRTPVPAPLLLVAVGLVVSYLPGVPDYTLEPDVVLPLLLPPLLYTSATDSSYLDLRAQMRPVALLSVGYVLFATFAVGWAAYLLVPGLPLTAALVLGAVVAPPDAVAATAVARRVGLPSRITTILQGESLLNDATAITAYKVALAVVVGEGASWGGGIEEFLLAAVGGTVVGLILMAPLHWLRTHLKEPLLQNTLSLLIPFVAYAAAEQFHASGVIAVVVVALYLGHRAWEVDFATRLQEEAVWKMVAFVLESAVFALIGLQLPVVLKGLGAYEGLDAAWYAVALFLVVVAARFLWVYPATFLPRILSARIRAREDNPTWRGPIVIAWAGMRGVVSLAIAFSIPLTVDDGDAPFPHRNLILFLTFTTVIGTLVVQGLTLPPLIRLLKFPAPDPQAATLAEANAQAQASRVAEERLDALLSDERNALPPPLADRLRSVLERRRNAVWERLGQVNPVTGETVDDTYRRLSREMISAEREMFVRLRDGRYIDDEMLRTLLRRLDLEEAAAFREAE; translated from the coding sequence ATGGACGTGATGCCACTGCTGTTGCTGGTGGCCGGCAGTGCGGCGATCGCGGCGGCGGCCCGGCGCACCCCGGTGCCCGCACCGCTGCTGCTGGTCGCGGTCGGCCTGGTGGTGTCGTACCTGCCCGGGGTCCCGGACTACACCCTCGAGCCGGACGTCGTCCTGCCGCTCCTGCTGCCGCCGCTGCTGTACACGTCGGCCACCGACAGCTCCTACCTCGACCTGCGCGCACAGATGCGGCCGGTGGCCCTGCTGTCGGTCGGATACGTGCTCTTCGCGACCTTCGCCGTCGGCTGGGCCGCCTACCTGCTCGTCCCCGGGCTGCCGCTGACGGCGGCACTGGTGCTGGGTGCGGTGGTCGCGCCGCCGGACGCGGTCGCGGCCACGGCGGTGGCCCGCCGGGTCGGCCTGCCGTCACGGATCACCACGATCCTCCAGGGTGAGTCCCTGCTGAACGACGCCACCGCGATCACCGCCTACAAGGTGGCCCTCGCGGTCGTGGTCGGCGAGGGCGCGTCCTGGGGCGGCGGCATCGAGGAGTTCCTGCTGGCGGCGGTCGGCGGCACCGTCGTCGGCCTGATCCTGATGGCCCCGCTGCACTGGCTGCGCACCCACCTCAAGGAGCCCCTCCTCCAGAACACGCTCTCCCTGCTGATCCCCTTCGTCGCGTACGCGGCCGCCGAGCAGTTCCACGCCTCCGGCGTCATCGCCGTGGTCGTCGTCGCGCTCTACCTCGGCCACCGCGCGTGGGAGGTCGACTTCGCCACCCGCCTCCAGGAGGAGGCCGTGTGGAAGATGGTCGCCTTCGTCCTGGAGTCGGCGGTCTTCGCGCTGATCGGCCTGCAGCTCCCGGTTGTCCTGAAGGGCCTCGGCGCCTACGAGGGTCTGGACGCCGCCTGGTACGCCGTCGCCCTCTTCCTCGTGGTCGTCGCGGCCCGCTTCCTGTGGGTGTACCCGGCGACCTTCCTGCCCCGGATACTGTCGGCGCGCATCCGCGCCCGGGAGGACAATCCGACCTGGCGGGGTCCGATCGTCATCGCGTGGGCCGGCATGCGGGGCGTGGTCTCGCTCGCCATCGCCTTCTCCATCCCGCTCACCGTGGACGACGGCGACGCGCCCTTCCCGCACCGCAACCTCATCCTCTTCCTCACCTTCACGACGGTCATCGGCACCCTCGTCGTCCAGGGCCTGACCCTGCCGCCGCTGATCCGCCTCCTCAAGTTCCCCGCGCCCGACCCGCAGGCCGCGACACTCGCCGAGGCCAACGCCCAGGCGCAGGCCTCCCGGGTCGCCGAGGAGCGCCTGGACGCCCTCCTGTCCGACGAGCGCAACGCCCTGCCCCCGCCCCTCGCCGACCGTCTGCGCAGCGTCCTGGAGCGCCGCCGCAACGCCGTCTGGGAGCGCCTCGGCCAGGTCAACCCGGTCACCGGCGAGACCGTCGACGACACCTACCGGCGCCTTTCGCGCGAGATGATCAGCGCCGAGCGGGAGATGTTCGTCCGGCTGCGCGACGGCCGCTACATCGACGACGAGATGCTGCGCACGCTGCTGCGCCGACTGGACCTGGAGGAGGCGGCGGCGTTCCGGGAGGCGGAGTGA
- a CDS encoding 1-aminocyclopropane-1-carboxylate deaminase/D-cysteine desulfhydrase, translated as MTDLRPRLPSPLQEVADDRFERHGVRLLLKRDDLIHPELIGNKWRKLVPNLERAAGRTLLTFGGAYSNHLRATAAAGRLLGLPTVGVVRGDELAGRPLNPSLARCAADGMRLHFVDRATYRRKTEPEVLKGLLGAADADDAYVVPEGGSNAAAVRGCRALGEELRDNGGVDVAALACGTGGTLAGLAAGLAPGQRALGIPVLKGGFLGDGIQALQEEAFGGRRGEWRLDERFHFGGYARVPPELDAFAEDFERRHGVPVERLYVAKSLYGLVALAEEGAFPRGTRLAAVVTGSPFTA; from the coding sequence GTGACCGACCTGCGCCCCCGCCTGCCCTCGCCCCTCCAGGAGGTGGCCGACGACCGCTTCGAGCGGCACGGCGTGCGGCTGCTGCTGAAGCGGGACGACCTGATCCATCCGGAGCTGATCGGCAACAAGTGGCGCAAGCTGGTGCCCAACCTGGAGCGGGCGGCGGGGCGGACGCTGCTCACCTTCGGCGGCGCCTACTCCAACCATCTGCGGGCCACGGCCGCCGCCGGCCGGCTCCTGGGGCTGCCCACGGTGGGCGTGGTGCGCGGCGACGAACTGGCGGGCCGGCCACTGAACCCCTCCCTGGCCCGGTGCGCGGCCGACGGCATGCGCCTGCACTTCGTGGACCGCGCGACCTACCGCCGCAAGACCGAGCCGGAGGTGCTGAAGGGGCTTCTGGGTGCGGCCGACGCCGACGACGCGTACGTCGTCCCCGAGGGCGGCAGCAACGCGGCGGCGGTCCGCGGATGCCGGGCGCTCGGCGAGGAACTGCGCGACAACGGCGGCGTCGACGTGGCCGCCCTCGCCTGCGGCACCGGCGGCACCCTCGCGGGCCTGGCCGCCGGTCTCGCCCCCGGCCAGCGGGCCCTGGGCATACCGGTCCTGAAGGGCGGCTTCCTGGGCGACGGGATACAGGCGCTCCAGGAGGAGGCCTTCGGGGGCCGGCGGGGCGAGTGGCGGCTCGACGAGCGGTTCCACTTCGGCGGCTACGCGCGCGTGCCCCCGGAACTCGACGCCTTCGCCGAGGACTTCGAGCGACGGCACGGTGTGCCCGTGGAGCGTCTCTATGTCGCCAAGTCGCTCTACGGCCTTGTCGCCCTGGCCGAGGAGGGTGCCTTCCCACGCGGGACCCGGCTCGCGGCGGTCGTGACGGGCTCACCGTTCACGGCGTGA